AACCAAGACAACAATCGATATGTTGTGTATGGTTTTATTGCCGTAACATCCATCCCATAAATCACACACACCCGTGTATAATACCACTCCCACCAAAATAATCcttataaagttttttttttactctgtacCTGAATATGAAATGGTCCCGCGATTTGCTGGTATCCGTTACTATCAGAGTGAATAAgaatgaaaaattcaaaatatcCCAAGAAAGGgtcaatgcttttaaatccaggttatAAATGATGCTCTTTTCCCATCTTTGATGGTCTTTTAAAGTCAGAATCATCAATCATCATTCATCAAGCGTCATTCTCTTTCGGtttctggaatccaaaacaTTATTTGGTTCGGTTCAGAAACTGACAGGTGCAGAATATGGTCCAgtctgactcaatgtcccctaCCACCCCCAGGACATAGGCAAAGTTCTGCCATAGGTGGAAGTTGAAtctctgacaggggattctgccagatgtTCCCAGCAAACTCTCACAatatgtttgggtctgccatgtcggaccggcatcttcccccagtAACGGAGCCAACACTCCAGCAGGTGTTGATAAGATCACAgttccgcccctctcttcacccgagtgtccagaacttGTAGCCTCAAATCCGATGACATGACCACAAAATCGATCATCGAAGTTAAGCCTCTGGTCCCCTGGTCCCAAGTGCACAGATGGACACTCTTATATTTGAACATTGTATTCATTATGGACAATCTCTGACCAGCACAGTCTAGTAACAAAGCACCACTTGGATTCTGATCGAGgagggcgttcctcccaatcacatcCTTCTGGGTCTCACTGTAATTGACTACCTAAacattgaaatctcccagcagAACGAAGGAGCTCTAAAACAAATCTTCCAAGGACACCAACAAGGGTGGGTACTCctagctgctgtttggtgcacagGCACGAATAAGTCAGAACCTGTCCTTCACACCCTCAGGCAGAAGGAGGCTACCCTCTCATCCACTGAGgtaaaccccaatgtacaggtgCCAAGCCatggggcaataagtatgcccacaccaaCACTACGCCTCTCATCGTCAGCAACTTCAGAGTGCTAAAGAATCCAACTTCTCTTGAGTggactggtaccagagcccaagctgtgtgtggaggcgagTCGGACTATATCTAGTCGGAATTTCTCTGCCTTACACACCAGCATGGGCTCCTTTCTTGCCGGAGAGGTGACATGCCATGTCCCTCAACTTAGCTTCTAACCGGGGATCAGAACGCCGTTATTTACGGTAAATGAATGTGTGACTATCATCAAGCACTTAATCGGGTGTTTATACTGACAAGTCTTTCTGCTTGGAACAGATCGTGGCAACGGGTGTCTGCCGTACTGACCTCTTCTACCTATATGAAACGGAGAATAAAGACCTTTTCCCAATGGTGCTTGGCCATGAGGGTGCAGGCATCGTGGAGAGTGTTGGTCCTGGAGTCACTGAATTTCAGCCAGGTCAGTCTGGAATGACCCCAGACCtaatatttatttcaaaatatgagGGAATTTGATACCAcacttgagtttgtttgtttgtgtcactTAAgcactgtttttgtcttttaggCGACAAAGTTGTCCCTCTGATCGTTTCCCAGTGTAGAGAATGCCGCTTCTGTAAGAGTCCCAGAACTAACCAGTGTGAAAAAGCATGGTGAGCTCCACAAGCAACCACCTTCTTCTCCTAAATGTAGATCCTAAATGGGTTCGAGGAAGATAATTGATCTTTTCCTCTTGAGTGCCTCCCCGTCACTTTCCTAAAACCACGTCGGTCATGGACATACCTCTACTTTCTATGTAATATAGAAATCTCATGAACATCCTCTTCAGCAGCTTACATGTTTGATGCCAAAACAATGGGTTTACAAAGTGTTAGCTGACTTGCAAACCTTCCCATTCATGCATCCCATGGCACTACGGTCATGTCAGTAAATGCTGCTGTCGGAACCAAGGGTGTGTAACCATGCATGCATACCTGCACATCCCAGTGCTCTTTCTCTTGAACTGGGGGTGCTAATGGTCGGTCTATACTCAGCAAAAAAAGGATCCCACAGCAGACTCACTTCCAAATGTAAAAAGCAAGTTCATGACTTGCAAACCTTCCCATTCATGCATCCCATGGCACTACGGTCATGTCAGTAAATGCTGCTGTCGGAACCAAGGGTGTGTAACCATGCATGCATACCTGCACATCCCAGTGCTCTTTCTCTTGAACTGGGGGTGCTAATGGTCGGTCTATACTCAGCAAAAAAAGGATCCCACAGCAGACTCACTTCCAAATGTAAAAAGCAAGTTCATTAAATAAAATAGCTTTGAATCTTCACAATAAAAAGATGCATGTGCAATGCGACAAAAggttcatgtaaaaaaattaactaaAACATCCTCTCACACAAGAACCAAAAGAGATGGTCAACTAACAGAAATGAAgagtaaacaaaacaataccAACGATGGGAaccaaactaaatttacagaagTGGAGATAAAACCCAGAAGCATATTATAAAAATTTAAGATGGAGCAACAATCTGGAAATGTGATAAAACATAGCACATGGAAATAAGTAATGCGAATGCTGAAGTCTCACCCCAGCACACCGCCGCAGCTGCCTCTACTCTCAAAAGCTTCCGATTTGGAACAAGCGACAGGTGTGTTGGTATTGGAGGCAAACATTCATATAGCATCTCAATCAGGGTACAGTGAACAAAAACGGTAGAATACTCATTTTGTGATTCCTCATTGCGTATCGCCAAAAGGCGGACAGTTGGATCCAGTGACGAGATAAGGAGGTCATTCCATCTTCTGAACTATAATATAATGCAGGAGAAAATAATGAAGTGAATATTTcataaagattttaaaaatatattacaacTTGAAACCAACCACAAAGATGCTTTGAATAGACCAGATGCCGGCACAAGGACTTTTGTTTATAGATTCAAATATGAATACTCTTTGAGCAAAGGCACTgcattttccggattataaattaccagccataaaatgcataataaagaagaaaaaaaacctgaagttGCACTGGAGTATACAgtaagtcacattttggggataaatgtatttaataaaatccaacaccaagaacatcgTGAAAggccaataaaaataattcaacaggCCGAATAAATTACAATCTGCACGACGCGTCTTACATGAAGCAAATGAAGGGAAAACATGCTTGGTATggtcacgtaacatattaagagttatttggATATCTGCAGCAGAAAGAACATGTTAACAAGTTGACTAAATCATctgtgtcactccaaatcacgaaatccaatgaaatcttcagtTTCGATGTCACCTTTGAAGAACTCTGCGAACTCCCTAGATcagggggtcggcaacacgcacCTCTCGAGCCGCAGGCAGCTCTATAGCGCCCCCCAGTGGCTCCCTAGAGCTTTTTcaaatttatttgaaaatgaattagATGGTAgcgaaatatatattttttgttttaatgtggttTCTGcgagaggacaaacatgacacaaacattattatcattttccaatgctgtaaaaatgtgtcaaataaatattaaatgtcaaaatTTCATCAACGAATATTTGCGTCAtcgcctgcgacacacgtttctattagcagggcggGATGTCAGTCAAGCTTCTACATCGCTCacgtcagagtcatcgtcagttgtttttATGAGTACAGGTACTGCCAACATagaaagtatcaacacaggatagagcaccctcttgcgttttaatgtgaaaataacatgtgaagtgatataatgtgtttttcatttaacACACAAATCGCTCAAGGTTATAAATCCCACCcctggccaaactatgaaaaaatagTGATTTATAACCCGCGAAATACGGTAATCTTTAAATCCAGAATCCAGAGTATTGACACCAACACTTTCATCTTGTCTAGGGATGTTGTTCCTCACAACGTGAGCCAAGCACCCACCTCCAAGTTAAACTACAGGGGAAAGAAGCTGCTGCAGTTCATGGGAATCAGTACCTTCTCACAGTACAGTGTGATTAACCAGATTGCTCTAGCCAAGATTGATCCCGCTGCCCCTTTGGATAAAGTCTGTCTTCTTGGCTGCGGTATCTGCACAGGATTTGGAGCGGCAGTCAATAATGCTCAGGTATGAGGAGACAATCTCgcgcatgtttatttttgtattagaattgaattgacatttttgaaagaaagaaaagatggaAACATATGGAAAAGGACCAGCAAAAAAGCCTGTGTGGTTGGAATCAACTTTGCATCACTTTCATCCATTGCAGGTCCTCTCCAAAATATACCACACCACACATCAGTACAGAAACACAAGACCTCAATAATAGATGACAAAAAAGACTGACTATTTACAATGCAGTGCTTGCAGTTGCTTCCAACTTTCAAACTTGCCATCTTCAATTCATCAAACAAGTGGATTGATTGGGTCATTTTATTTAACGCAATCATGTTATCTTAAAACCTGAAAGGGGTGTATATAGACTGTAGTGAGTATCGTTCCGCGTGGCGAGCATAATTAATGACCTATAAGCTTGATAGATGGTActtttagtgaaaaaaaaaaataaatatcgtGCTTCAACACAATCCCTCCCGTTTACAAAGTGTCATTGCACAGACCACACGCAGCAGATATGTGACCAATGAATGGCGGCTGTGGTGAACTGCGGGGGTTCACGCCACAAACACAATCAACGAATGAAAAATCATGGCACGAAGAACGAgacacagcaaaaacaaaaagaaatatacATTACCTGTAACAAAGTATGGCAGCAGCAGAGCCGTATTCATTCTCGTGTCTGCGcaacaaacaagcatttgccAATCAactccacacacaaaaagcttCAATTTACCAAATGTCACTCTAACgacaacacagaaaacaaagtgGGCTCAGAACAATTAAGGGATCTACTTGAGCACACCACATAGCAGtataagaattaaaaaatacatttttatatgtactgtatgtattttttccagGTTGAACCAGACTCCACTTGTGCTGTATTCGGTTTAGGAGCTGTGGGCTTGGCTGCAATCATGGGTTGCAAATATGCTGGTGCCAAAAGAATTATCGCTGTGGATATCAACGCAGACAAGTTTGAgaaagccaaggagtttggagccACCGACTTTGTAAACCCAAAGGATCACAACAAACCGATTAGCAAAGTGCTCTCTGAGATGACTAATGGTGGAGTTGACTTCTCCCTGGAATGTGTGGGGGATGTAAAACTTATGGTGAGGAACATTTTCTTCAAGAATGACAATTTTGAAATGCTTTGCGAAACAATCCATGCACTTTCCTGTCTAGCGTTCTGCTTTGGAGTCCTGCATACCTGCCTGGGGAGTAAGTGTGATCGTTGGCTGGACTGACAAGGAAGACTTCTCTGCTCGTCCGAATGATCTCATTGGTGGACGCACATGGAAGGGCTCCATATTTGGAGGTAAATGAACTGGGGGATTCTGCTGGTGGACAGCAAATGGCAGTATGTTAATTTCATATGTCTattttactcattcattcattcattcattttccgaaccgctttgtcctcactagggtcgtgggaggtgctggagcctatcccagctgtcttcaagcagtaggcgggggacaccccgaatcggttgccagccaatctcagggcacacacagacgaacagccatccacgcccacacttacacctagggacaatttagagtgttataataataataataatgcattttatttaaaagcgcctttcatgccacccaaggacactgtacaaacaatatgaaaatacaatgtaaaaatttgtaaacgagatgttatataaaaacaggacataaaataataaaagcataggaaatggaagagctatgtgttgtaggcaatcctgaacaggtgtgtttttagtcgggacttgaaaggGGAAAGAggttgtgcagttttggaggtccggaggtaggttgttccagagctttggagcagcgtgactgaaggctctggctcccatggtgatcagtcgggcagggggcactgacaggcggagggaggacgaggatctgagggagcgagaggggatatgcacctggagaaggtcagataggtaaggaggggccatgttgtggatggccatatatgtatatagaagcagtttgtagttgattcgatgttgaacagggagtcagtggagctgttggagaacgggggtgatgtgctggtgggaagatgtttttgtgatgatacgagcagaggcgttctgaaccagctggattttatgaagggacttttgaggtagaccgaagaggagagcgttgcagtaatcaaggcgggatgtgacaagactgtggacaaggatagcagtggtgcggggggtgaggtaAGGGctaagtctggtaatattgcggaggtggaaataagcagtgcgggtgatggtgttgatatgtgaatggaaggtgagcatactatccaggatgacacccagactcttaacctggggggagggggacacgagggaactgtcaatgttgaaggaaaaactgtttactttggataaagtggatttggtgccaagaaggaggacttcagttttattagcatttaatttaagaaagtttgttgtgaaccatgttttgagttcggagaggcaagaggtgagggaggggggtgagagtatggagtttggcttgcagtagaggtagagctgggtgtcatcagcaaagcagtgaaagtggatgttaaatttgcggaggatatggccaagaggcaggaggtagatgatgaagagaagtggacctaggacagatccttgtggtacacctgtggtgactggggaggcctttgagctgaatgatttgagctggacaaactgtgtgcggccagtgaggtaggagtggaaccaactgaggggagtgtgggagagtctattgaggaggatagggtgagagattgtgtcaaaggcagcgctcaagtctaagaggatgaggatggagactaaaccggagtcagatgctatgaggagatcatttacaatacggattagggcagtctctgtggtgtggcgggggcggaacccggactgaaagggttcatagagagagtgaagggacaggtgggagtggagttgagcagcaacagttttttcaaggatttttgagataaatggaaggttggagatggggcggaggttatcaaagttgttggggtcagagccatgttttttcagtgtgggggtgatagcagcggttttgaggagtgatgggacaacaccagaagagagtgaggagtgaataatagcagatatgtgaggaggcacagaaggaaggcaggatttaacaagggatgaagggaggggatcaagctggcaagtggtgggcttggatttgagtatgaggtcggataattcagcagtcgttggtagaacaaaactggagaaaaaatgacaaggagaagaagtttcagatggggggggggggagcaggcaggttgtgatggagttggtgatggatcttgaggattttgtggttgaagtgttccattatggagttgcaggttgctgtggagtacaggtggagggggagagagtttggtggccggaggattttgttcatgacggagaagagagatcttgaatttccttcgttggagaggatgaggccagagtagtagctggatttggtttgtgcaatttggtccttgtatttagtgatatgggtagtgtacatgtccttatggatggtgagaccggttttcttatagagtcgctcaagttggcgtttttttgatttcaatgatcgaagagcgggtgtaaaccagggggcagatgtagagaatAAAGCAGTCCTGGTCTTCAGGGGTGCGAGAGAATTTAGAGTATTTGTGAGGCAGGAATTGTAGTGGGCGGTGAGGTCATCCGGGTTTGAAAGGGCGTCTGGAAGCGGGGAACGGTCGATAATGGAGCAaaaggtgtcaatgttgatatttttgatattacgaggcgggaggttttgattgtagagagacggagtactgtgttaaaagtgaggagaaaatgatcggtttcaggaaaaacagcagtgggcttggaaggggggaggccggagcagcaaaccaagtccaatgtgtggccgttgatgtgggtggggaagtcagtgagacagtgtatcgcgagactctccaggtaggatgtgaagtctcttgtgactggcaggtcggggttgtccatgtgaatattgaaatctcccagcctgttccatcagcctggagtacctggagaaaacccacgccggcacggggagaacttgcaaactccacacatggaggccagagctggaattgaacccggtagctctccactgtgaagtcgacgtgctaaccactggactactgggctgcCGTATATTTTGCTACATTtacaaaatccacctgttgccgcATCAGAAACATGTCTAGGCTAAAATTCAGCCTCCAGGCTTTTACTTgatattcaaaaatatatttataaattacTTTCTCAGCCTCCCTCTATATCAGCCAATCCCCCCTTTAGACCTGGGAGagaaattggctggcaattaGTGGTATGTTATATCTGGACCCTGCCTCTCACTCAAAAACAGATGGCATAGGATCGAGCATGGTCATAACTTGAGTGAGAAGAAGCAGTTAGGGGAATGTATGAACTGGATGTAGGTGCTAGAGTGTTGACTCTCATCTAATTTCCACATTATCATGAATGAACAACTTCAGAATCCACTTGAATGGGTTATACATTTGCTGAACTACATGTCATAATCCAACTGAATGAAAAATCCAACTCGATCAAAATGGTGAAAGGGATGCAATTATATAGCACTCTATTTTCATGGTACGCAGTccaatgagggcggcccggtggtccagtgattagTGTGTCGACTTCACAGCTCCAGCGTCCATGTGtgcaatttgcatgttttccccgggcctgcgtgggttttctccagatactccggtttcctccacattccaaaaacatgcatggcaggttaatggaatactcgAAATtgacccgaggtgtgagtgtgagcttggatggttgctcgtctgtgtgtgccctgcgactggctggcaaccggttcagggtgtcccctgcctactgcccgaagacagccgggatgggctccagcaccccacgcgacccttgtaaggatcagcgatcagaaaatggatggatggatggatgggctttCCAATGTGGTTTACAAAGTCTCAGATTCGCTTATTTGAACAAATATCGGAGTGCAGCCTACAATAGTCCGTTGATGCAGATTGTCAACCTCCGGAaa
This sequence is a window from Hippocampus zosterae strain Florida chromosome 14, ASM2543408v3, whole genome shotgun sequence. Protein-coding genes within it:
- the LOC127614469 gene encoding alcohol dehydrogenase 1-like, with product MKMATAGKVIKCKAAVAWESNKPLTIEEIEVDPPQANQVRVKIVATGVCRTDLFYLYETENKDLFPMVLGHEGAGIVESVGPGVTEFQPGDKVVPLIVSQCRECRFCKSPRTNQCEKAWDVVPHNVSQAPTSKLNYRGKKLLQFMGISTFSQYSVINQIALAKIDPAAPLDKVCLLGCGICTGFGAAVNNAQVEPDSTCAVFGLGAVGLAAIMGCKYAGAKRIIAVDINADKFEKAKEFGATDFVNPKDHNKPISKVLSEMTNGGVDFSLECVGDVKLMRSALESCIPAWGVSVIVGWTDKEDFSARPNDLIGGRTWKGSIFGGFKGKDGVAEMVQAYMNKKIKLDEFITHNMPLDHINEAIELLKQGKSVRTVLSVSPQ